In the Brucella anthropi ATCC 49188 genome, one interval contains:
- a CDS encoding DUF6538 domain-containing protein encodes MGRNSSKKDADRFLFLRSGKYYYRRRVPDNLALRDERAPTIRVSLKTDDLALARAKRDLMEEADNILWASMVLDEPRDPARSRYEASMKRVEALGLTYRSAQTMSAQSSLDEIVTRLERVASERLPQELAQGVAGGIPVPDVTVSKAFEIYCDEIVPDELVNKSAVQKAQWKKVKLRAVNNFIALVEGDKAMTDITRDDAMKLYRHWLSRIAPKEGKSTHSASSGNRDIGNMRVLYDAYFTYIGEEGRANPFARLNFSTRKKRSRPPFPREWLTGTIMKPGNLATLNDEARGIVLALIETGARPSELANLTASSIRLSHKVPHIAIEPRDDPDDPREIKTTSSERLVPLVGVALAVFRKHKQGFPRYRNRENDLSATLNKYFKENSLFPTPQHKIYSFRHSFEDRMKEANLDDELRRLLMGHTIERPRYGMGGSLEWRQSELKKIVLPFSPTIV; translated from the coding sequence ATGGGGCGAAATTCATCCAAAAAAGATGCCGACAGGTTCCTGTTTCTGAGGTCCGGAAAATACTATTACCGCCGTCGCGTGCCGGACAATCTCGCCCTTCGCGATGAGCGCGCGCCAACGATTCGTGTCAGCCTGAAAACAGATGATCTCGCCCTCGCCCGCGCCAAGCGGGATTTGATGGAAGAGGCGGACAATATCCTTTGGGCCTCCATGGTGCTCGATGAGCCGCGTGATCCGGCTCGCTCTCGATATGAAGCGTCGATGAAGCGCGTCGAGGCTCTCGGACTGACTTACCGATCTGCGCAAACGATGAGCGCACAATCATCACTTGATGAAATCGTCACCCGCCTGGAACGCGTTGCCAGTGAGCGGTTGCCGCAAGAGCTGGCGCAAGGCGTTGCCGGTGGTATTCCCGTTCCTGATGTGACTGTCAGCAAGGCATTCGAGATCTATTGCGATGAGATCGTGCCGGATGAGTTGGTGAACAAGAGTGCTGTTCAAAAGGCACAATGGAAAAAGGTGAAGCTGCGGGCCGTGAACAATTTTATCGCTCTCGTCGAGGGCGATAAGGCGATGACCGACATCACGCGTGATGACGCTATGAAGTTATATCGTCACTGGTTGTCCAGGATCGCTCCCAAAGAGGGGAAATCCACTCACTCGGCTTCGTCTGGCAATCGCGACATCGGCAATATGCGAGTGCTTTACGACGCTTATTTCACCTATATCGGCGAGGAAGGCAGGGCTAATCCGTTCGCACGTCTCAACTTCTCTACACGGAAAAAGCGCTCCCGCCCGCCGTTCCCTCGTGAGTGGCTTACCGGAACGATTATGAAGCCTGGAAATCTGGCGACTTTGAATGATGAAGCGCGGGGGATTGTGCTGGCACTGATCGAAACAGGGGCGCGACCAAGTGAGCTGGCAAACCTGACCGCGTCGTCGATTCGGCTTTCGCATAAGGTGCCGCATATTGCTATCGAACCGCGCGACGATCCCGACGACCCGCGTGAGATCAAAACAACTTCATCCGAGCGTCTTGTACCGTTGGTCGGCGTAGCACTGGCTGTGTTCCGCAAGCACAAGCAAGGATTCCCGCGCTACCGAAATCGAGAGAATGATCTGTCCGCTACGCTAAACAAATATTTTAAGGAAAATAGCCTCTTCCCGACGCCTCAGCATAAGATCTACTCGTTCCGTCATTCTTTTGAGGATCGAATGAAAGAGGCGAACCTGGATGATGAACTGCGGCGATTGTTGATGGGGCACACAATCGAGCGTCCCCGGTATGGCATGGGCGGGTCGCTGGAATGGCGGCAAAGCGAGCTTAAGAAAATTGTCCTGCCGTTTAGTCCGACTATCGTTTAA
- a CDS encoding GDYXXLXY domain-containing protein translates to MTIRLKWLYVGATVTALLQTGILYAGIEKRASVLRSGAEVTLQTEPFDPRDLMRGDYVVLGYEISSLSRKDIQGERPAGSRTVYVAVKPDTNGIARFSRASFVPLSDLTSGEEQIRGEAAYSISDDAESNIRLNFGIERYYVPEGQGRAIEDSQRERRITAVVAVDPNGTPVIKALQEDGRQLYQEPLY, encoded by the coding sequence ATGACTATTCGGCTCAAATGGCTCTATGTCGGGGCAACCGTCACTGCATTGCTGCAAACCGGCATTCTTTATGCAGGCATAGAAAAGCGCGCCTCTGTCCTGCGTTCGGGTGCGGAAGTGACGCTGCAGACGGAGCCTTTCGACCCGCGCGATCTGATGCGTGGCGACTATGTCGTTCTGGGGTACGAGATTTCCAGTCTGTCCCGAAAGGATATTCAGGGCGAGCGTCCTGCCGGTTCGCGAACCGTCTATGTGGCCGTGAAGCCCGATACAAACGGGATAGCGCGGTTTTCACGCGCGTCATTCGTTCCGCTTTCAGACCTTACCTCCGGTGAGGAGCAGATTCGGGGCGAGGCTGCTTATTCCATATCCGATGATGCGGAATCGAATATTCGTCTCAATTTTGGCATTGAACGGTATTATGTACCCGAGGGGCAGGGACGTGCGATTGAAGACAGCCAGCGCGAGCGGCGGATTACTGCCGTTGTGGCGGTCGATCCGAACGGAACGCCGGTCATCAAAGCCCTGCAGGAAGACGGCCGGCAGCTTTATCAGGAGCCTCTTTATTGA
- the secDF gene encoding protein translocase subunit SecDF gives MLYFSRWKSALIWLAVLVSFIIASPNFFSRETLAKLPNFLPKQQIALGLDLSGGSRLVLQVQNPGRGELERTANIMRQRLEELGYGKPLVEEENRNQIRVEVPGVYDAQLLKDILSVRGNFSFRAVDSTMSPDDAIRGTPPADSEIIYSYDDPPVGYLVKKQPILTGANVTDAKATLSDDDSEPVITLTLDDAGRKNLAEATSHLVGGSFAIVVDNQIVSAPAVDEKLDTNELQISGAFDLQAANNMAVVLRSGALPQDVTVLEERTIASALGEDYASAAALAALLAALLVGLFMVLSYGILGVIAMVALAVNIIILTAILSLIGASISLASIAGLVLTIGLAVDAHILIYERVREDRRKGYSVVQAMESGFYRALSTIIDANLTTLIAALVLFLLGSGTVHGFALTVAVGIGTTLFTTLTFTRLLIAQWVRTAKPKEVPKRRLKLVPTVTHIPFMRLQFVTLGISVLACAIVVALFVNIGFNYGIDFRGGSMVELQARSGDANIEDITERLTELNIDSARVLPAKSPRSALVIIGSQEVGDDAEQTVAVKLRGEFEPDYSFQRVEVVGPTVSEQLSRAGVLAVILSLIGIFIYVWVRFRWQLALGAVLSTLHDVIILAGMFIVFRMEFNLWSVAAILTIIGYSLNDTVVIYDRVRENLRVYKSAPLPAIIDASINQTLSRTLLTSFVTFLAHIPLYAFGGADIRSFALALSVGIIVASYSSIFIAAPLLVQFGLKPRGPDESSDQMDDELAQSLNLES, from the coding sequence ATGCTCTATTTTTCACGCTGGAAATCTGCCCTGATCTGGCTCGCGGTTCTCGTGAGTTTCATCATCGCATCCCCTAACTTTTTCTCGCGTGAAACGCTGGCAAAACTGCCAAACTTCCTGCCGAAGCAGCAGATCGCCCTTGGGCTCGATCTCTCCGGCGGCTCACGTCTGGTCCTGCAGGTGCAGAATCCCGGACGAGGGGAGCTCGAGCGCACCGCAAATATCATGCGGCAGCGTCTGGAGGAGCTTGGTTATGGCAAACCTCTCGTCGAAGAGGAAAACCGCAATCAGATTCGGGTTGAAGTTCCCGGTGTCTATGACGCGCAGCTTCTGAAAGACATTCTCAGCGTTCGCGGCAATTTCTCTTTCCGTGCCGTCGACAGCACCATGTCACCGGATGATGCCATTCGCGGTACGCCGCCCGCTGACAGTGAAATCATCTATTCCTATGACGATCCGCCTGTCGGCTATCTCGTCAAGAAGCAACCGATCCTGACTGGCGCCAATGTGACGGATGCCAAGGCGACGCTGTCGGATGACGATAGTGAGCCTGTCATCACGCTGACATTGGACGATGCAGGCCGCAAAAATCTTGCCGAAGCAACATCGCATCTGGTTGGTGGTAGCTTTGCTATCGTCGTCGACAATCAGATCGTTTCCGCGCCTGCCGTCGATGAGAAGCTCGATACGAATGAGCTGCAGATTTCAGGTGCTTTCGATCTTCAGGCGGCCAACAATATGGCCGTTGTGCTGCGTTCCGGCGCGCTGCCGCAAGATGTAACGGTTCTGGAAGAACGCACGATTGCGTCGGCTCTGGGCGAGGACTATGCCAGCGCGGCCGCACTGGCAGCATTGCTTGCGGCACTGCTCGTCGGCCTGTTCATGGTCTTGTCCTACGGTATCCTCGGTGTGATCGCCATGGTCGCACTGGCCGTCAACATCATCATTCTGACAGCCATACTCTCGCTGATCGGCGCTTCGATCAGTCTCGCCAGCATTGCCGGTCTGGTACTGACCATAGGTTTGGCTGTTGACGCCCACATCCTGATTTACGAACGTGTGCGCGAAGATCGCCGCAAGGGCTATTCCGTTGTCCAGGCGATGGAATCCGGATTCTATCGCGCACTCTCGACCATCATCGACGCAAACCTCACCACACTTATTGCAGCGCTCGTTCTGTTTCTGCTCGGGTCGGGGACGGTTCATGGCTTCGCGCTGACGGTCGCGGTCGGCATCGGCACCACGCTCTTCACGACGCTCACCTTCACCCGCTTGCTGATCGCGCAGTGGGTGCGCACAGCCAAACCGAAGGAAGTGCCGAAGCGTCGTCTGAAACTGGTTCCGACTGTAACGCACATTCCGTTCATGCGTCTGCAATTCGTGACGCTCGGCATCTCGGTGCTGGCCTGCGCTATCGTGGTCGCGCTGTTCGTCAATATCGGCTTCAACTACGGCATTGATTTCCGTGGCGGTTCGATGGTTGAACTGCAGGCCCGCAGCGGTGACGCCAATATTGAAGACATCACCGAACGTCTTACCGAACTCAATATCGACAGCGCCCGCGTTCTGCCGGCAAAGTCTCCGCGCTCTGCCCTTGTCATTATCGGCAGTCAGGAAGTCGGCGACGATGCCGAACAAACCGTCGCGGTGAAACTGCGCGGAGAGTTCGAGCCGGACTACTCATTCCAGCGCGTTGAAGTCGTCGGGCCGACCGTTTCGGAACAGCTTTCGCGCGCCGGAGTTCTGGCGGTCATTCTGTCGCTGATCGGTATCTTCATTTACGTATGGGTCCGGTTCCGCTGGCAGCTCGCGCTTGGTGCGGTGCTTTCAACCTTGCACGACGTCATCATTCTCGCGGGCATGTTCATTGTCTTCCGCATGGAGTTCAATCTTTGGAGCGTTGCAGCAATTCTGACGATCATCGGCTATTCGCTGAACGATACGGTGGTGATCTACGACCGCGTGCGTGAGAACCTGCGCGTCTATAAAAGCGCACCACTGCCTGCCATCATCGATGCCTCGATCAACCAGACGCTGTCGCGTACCTTGCTGACGTCCTTTGTGACCTTTCTAGCGCATATTCCACTCTATGCCTTCGGTGGCGCGGATATTCGCAGCTTTGCACTGGCACTGAGCGTCGGTATCATTGTTGCAAGCTATTCATCGATCTTCATCGCCGCTCCATTGTTGGTTCAGTTCGGCCTCAAGCCGCGTGGGCCGGATGAATCCAGCGATCAAATGGATGATGAACTGGCGCAATCGCTGAATTTGGAAAGCTGA
- the trmFO gene encoding methylenetetrahydrofolate--tRNA-(uracil(54)-C(5))-methyltransferase (FADH(2)-oxidizing) TrmFO — protein MSNTSDLSPVHVVGGGLAGSEAAWQLAQAGVPVILHEMRPVRGTDAHKTEQLAELVCSNSFRSDDAETNAVGVLHAEMRLAGSLIMACADAHQVPAGGALAVDREGFSQAVTAKLEAHPLITIVREEVTGLPPEEWGTTIVATGPLTAPSLAEAIQAQTGADALAFFDAIAPIIHFDSINMDVCWFQSRYDKVGPGGTGKDYINCPMDKEQYEAFVAALVEGDKTDFKEWEGTPYFDGCLPIEVMAERGPETLRHGPMKPMGLTNAHNPTVKAYAVVQLRQDNALGTLYNMVGFQTKLKYGSQTGIFKMIPGLENAEFARLGGLHRNTYLNSPVLLDGTLRLKSRETLRFAGQVTGCEGYVESSAIGLLAGRFTAAEKLGQTLTPPPGTTAFGALLGHITGGHIVADDEPGKRSFQPMNVNFGLFPPVDVPKPEGKRLRGKEKTVAKKRALSARALADCRQWLGLLGLGSGLEPAE, from the coding sequence ATGTCAAACACATCCGATCTTTCTCCCGTTCACGTCGTCGGCGGCGGTCTTGCCGGTTCTGAAGCTGCATGGCAGCTCGCGCAGGCGGGCGTGCCCGTCATACTGCACGAAATGCGCCCCGTACGCGGCACCGACGCCCACAAGACCGAGCAACTGGCCGAGCTTGTCTGTTCCAACTCTTTCCGCTCGGATGATGCCGAAACCAATGCCGTCGGCGTTCTTCATGCCGAAATGCGCCTTGCGGGATCGCTCATCATGGCGTGCGCCGATGCACATCAAGTTCCCGCAGGTGGTGCGCTGGCCGTCGACCGCGAAGGCTTTTCGCAGGCCGTCACTGCCAAGCTTGAAGCCCATCCGCTGATTACAATCGTTCGGGAAGAAGTCACCGGCCTGCCGCCTGAGGAATGGGGAACGACCATTGTTGCCACCGGGCCCCTGACCGCGCCTTCACTGGCTGAGGCCATTCAGGCGCAAACAGGAGCGGATGCTTTGGCCTTCTTTGATGCCATTGCTCCGATTATCCATTTTGATTCGATCAATATGGATGTCTGCTGGTTCCAGTCGCGCTATGACAAGGTTGGCCCCGGCGGCACCGGAAAAGACTATATCAACTGCCCCATGGACAAGGAGCAGTATGAAGCTTTTGTGGCCGCATTGGTCGAAGGCGACAAGACCGACTTCAAGGAATGGGAAGGCACGCCCTATTTCGACGGTTGCCTGCCGATCGAGGTGATGGCCGAACGCGGGCCGGAAACCTTGCGTCATGGGCCGATGAAGCCGATGGGCCTTACCAACGCCCATAATCCGACTGTGAAGGCTTATGCCGTCGTGCAGCTCCGTCAGGACAATGCGCTCGGCACGCTCTACAACATGGTCGGTTTCCAGACGAAGCTGAAATACGGCTCGCAGACCGGCATCTTCAAGATGATTCCGGGTCTCGAAAATGCGGAATTCGCCCGCCTCGGCGGCCTTCACCGCAACACCTATCTGAATTCTCCCGTGCTGCTCGACGGTACGCTTCGCCTGAAATCACGCGAAACACTGCGCTTTGCCGGTCAGGTGACGGGTTGTGAAGGCTATGTCGAATCGTCAGCCATTGGATTGCTGGCAGGTCGTTTCACTGCAGCAGAAAAGCTGGGGCAGACGTTGACGCCACCTCCCGGAACAACCGCGTTCGGTGCCCTGCTCGGTCATATAACGGGTGGGCACATCGTTGCCGACGACGAACCGGGCAAGCGTTCGTTCCAGCCGATGAATGTGAATTTCGGGCTTTTCCCGCCCGTCGATGTTCCGAAGCCGGAAGGCAAGCGTCTGCGCGGCAAGGAAAAGACTGTTGCCAAGAAACGCGCGCTTTCCGCACGTGCTCTGGCTGACTGCCGTCAATGGCTGGGCTTGTTGGGGCTGGGCTCGGGGCTAGAACCGGCTGAGTGA
- a CDS encoding DUF2157 domain-containing protein, giving the protein MSFSISVERLIERWQRDGLIDAETASKLNADLEKRASVFSLGSVLATLGGLLLGAAVIMLVAANWQEMPRLMRIGLIFVLIWVSYLGGAWRQSRGDKLFPATLYIVGAASFGAGLALVGQMYHLSGDIHSAAIYWSVGVLVSAFLLRAPVLAAFGAGVACFYLSTYVFDMSSYDDVTYRWIGPLLLLFGAAAALFTRSRHAAHLWAMFSIGWALLVYAEHESNTVLVLMLVVGIGLILADGFAHDTVQRLTRFAHPLAAYGLALALLALVTLQINQMFSYSSVTANLDRDILYSIFILALAIGAIAVAGRNNGGLRSIAYAAFSIQVLYLAFETVGTMIGTSGFFLTAGILVLLLAAFVRRMENRFGRKSSVEARL; this is encoded by the coding sequence TTGTCATTTTCCATTTCTGTTGAACGCCTGATCGAGAGATGGCAGCGGGACGGTCTGATCGATGCGGAAACAGCATCGAAACTGAATGCCGACCTTGAAAAGCGCGCTTCGGTCTTCAGCCTTGGTTCCGTTCTGGCCACGCTTGGCGGGCTGCTTCTTGGCGCAGCCGTTATCATGCTGGTTGCCGCGAACTGGCAGGAAATGCCGCGCCTCATGCGCATCGGCCTCATATTCGTTCTTATTTGGGTGAGTTATCTCGGTGGAGCCTGGCGGCAGTCTCGTGGTGACAAGCTGTTTCCGGCTACGCTCTATATTGTGGGTGCTGCATCGTTCGGGGCAGGGCTGGCGCTTGTGGGGCAAATGTATCATTTGTCCGGCGACATCCATTCCGCCGCAATCTATTGGTCCGTAGGCGTTCTGGTTTCGGCTTTTCTTCTGCGCGCGCCGGTACTGGCGGCTTTCGGCGCCGGTGTCGCCTGCTTTTATCTTTCGACCTACGTTTTTGATATGTCGTCCTATGATGACGTGACCTATCGCTGGATCGGACCGCTGCTTTTGCTGTTCGGCGCTGCAGCGGCCTTGTTCACGCGCTCGCGACATGCAGCCCATCTGTGGGCAATGTTCTCCATTGGCTGGGCTTTGCTCGTCTATGCGGAGCATGAGAGCAATACGGTGCTGGTGCTTATGCTGGTCGTGGGAATCGGTCTGATACTGGCTGACGGTTTTGCCCATGATACGGTGCAGAGACTGACCCGCTTCGCTCATCCGCTCGCGGCATACGGGCTGGCTCTCGCGCTGTTGGCGCTTGTCACGCTTCAGATCAACCAGATGTTCTCCTATTCCAGCGTTACCGCAAATCTGGATAGGGACATATTATATAGCATCTTCATACTGGCGCTCGCGATCGGGGCGATTGCTGTTGCCGGTCGAAATAATGGCGGCCTGCGTTCCATCGCCTATGCCGCATTTTCGATCCAGGTTCTCTATCTGGCTTTCGAGACGGTTGGCACCATGATCGGAACATCCGGCTTCTTCCTGACTGCGGGCATTCTCGTGCTGCTGCTGGCTGCTTTTGTGCGACGCATGGAGAACCGGTTCGGAAGGAAAAGCAGCGTGGAGGCCCGCCTATGA
- a CDS encoding Mth938-like domain-containing protein: MAKGIEIREAHFPGRAPIDAYGDGGFRFAEMSHRGSILCLPSGIHGWEPATPPTLAKADLKMILEQASDIEILLVGTGMDLRRIPEDVRAILREHRISSDPMSTGAAVRTYNVLLAEDRAVAAALIAVD, from the coding sequence ATGGCCAAAGGGATAGAGATACGCGAGGCCCATTTTCCGGGCCGTGCTCCCATTGACGCCTATGGCGACGGTGGATTCCGCTTTGCCGAAATGTCGCATCGCGGTTCCATTCTTTGCCTGCCTTCGGGCATTCATGGCTGGGAACCTGCGACGCCGCCGACACTGGCCAAAGCCGATCTCAAGATGATCCTTGAGCAGGCATCCGATATTGAAATTCTGCTGGTAGGCACGGGCATGGATCTGCGCCGTATTCCAGAAGACGTGCGCGCTATCCTGCGCGAACACCGCATTTCTTCCGATCCGATGAGTACAGGTGCCGCCGTTCGCACCTATAATGTGCTTCTGGCCGAAGATCGTGCGGTCGCAGCGGCGTTGATTGCTGTAGACTGA
- a CDS encoding DUF1127 domain-containing protein → MNLLRSYNNWRRYRDTVNELSQLSTRELNDLGISRADIPFVARQTKAR, encoded by the coding sequence ATGAACCTCCTCCGCTCTTACAACAACTGGCGCCGTTACCGCGACACCGTCAATGAACTCAGCCAGCTCTCCACCCGTGAGCTGAACGATCTTGGCATCTCCCGCGCGGACATTCCGTTCGTGGCTCGCCAGACCAAGGCCCGTTAA
- a CDS encoding ATP-binding protein: protein MTTEDILSQKLDRLIAALERIAPPEAKTPDLDAADCFVWAPERLTLDPIKRVNRVDIALIRGVDLVRDQLVDNTRRFAKGFPANNVLLWGARGMGKSSLVKAAQASVNAEMADRAPLKLIEIHREDIDSLPTLMNLIKDTDYRFILFCDDLSFDHDDTSYKSLKAALEGGVEGRPGNVIFYATSNRRHLMPRDMIDNERSTAINPSEAIEEKVSLSDRFGLWLGFHKCSQDDYLAMVDGYAAYFKLAYDPAKMHTEALEWSTTRGNRSGRVAWQYIQDLAGRLGIAM, encoded by the coding sequence ATGACGACCGAAGACATACTCAGCCAGAAACTGGACCGTTTGATCGCCGCTCTGGAACGCATTGCGCCGCCGGAAGCCAAAACACCCGATCTTGATGCCGCAGACTGCTTTGTCTGGGCTCCCGAACGACTGACCCTGGATCCGATCAAGCGCGTCAACCGAGTGGATATCGCACTGATCCGTGGCGTAGATTTGGTACGTGATCAGCTCGTGGACAATACCCGGCGCTTCGCAAAAGGATTTCCGGCAAACAATGTTCTGCTCTGGGGTGCGCGCGGCATGGGCAAATCCTCGCTCGTCAAGGCTGCACAGGCAAGTGTGAACGCTGAAATGGCGGATCGCGCTCCGCTCAAGCTGATCGAAATTCATCGCGAGGATATCGATAGTCTTCCGACATTGATGAACCTCATCAAGGATACGGACTATCGCTTCATCCTGTTTTGCGACGACCTTTCCTTCGATCATGACGATACGTCCTATAAATCGCTCAAGGCCGCGCTTGAAGGCGGCGTAGAAGGTCGCCCCGGCAATGTGATCTTTTATGCAACCTCGAACCGGCGCCATCTGATGCCGCGCGACATGATCGACAACGAGCGCTCGACGGCGATCAATCCTTCGGAAGCGATTGAGGAAAAGGTATCGCTGTCGGACCGTTTCGGCCTCTGGCTCGGCTTCCACAAATGCAGCCAGGACGATTATCTCGCGATGGTCGATGGCTATGCGGCCTATTTTAAGCTGGCTTACGATCCGGCCAAGATGCATACCGAAGCGCTGGAATGGTCCACCACGCGCGGAAACCGTTCGGGGCGCGTTGCCTGGCAATATATCCAGGATCTGGCAGGTCGCCTCGGGATTGCAATGTAA
- the yajC gene encoding preprotein translocase subunit YajC, whose amino-acid sequence MFVTPAFAQASGGAVGPDMLMSILPFILIFVIMYFLIIRPQRTQMKKRQEMLTQVRRGDTVVTGGGIVGKVQKVVDDNELEVEIAEGVRIRVMRSTLMDVRVKGEPVADNKNK is encoded by the coding sequence ATGTTCGTAACACCGGCTTTCGCTCAGGCATCCGGCGGCGCTGTTGGACCAGATATGCTCATGAGCATTCTGCCGTTCATCCTGATCTTCGTGATCATGTACTTCCTTATCATCCGCCCGCAGCGGACCCAGATGAAGAAGCGTCAGGAAATGCTGACCCAGGTTCGTCGTGGCGATACCGTCGTGACCGGCGGCGGCATTGTCGGCAAGGTTCAGAAGGTTGTTGACGACAACGAACTTGAAGTCGAAATCGCTGAAGGCGTGCGCATCCGCGTTATGCGCAGCACGCTGATGGATGTTCGCGTCAAGGGCGAGCCCGTCGCCGACAACAAGAACAAGTAA
- a CDS encoding DUF4031 domain-containing protein, protein MSVFVDDMAAAFGNMLMCHMWADTDEELLTMADMIGVKRKWIQGHPTLSFGKHRNASWVHFDIAKSKRALAIKLGALETDRFGPLEYTAKLLIATGDPKRVEIGNRKLAMVAVCRERRQKNGGALL, encoded by the coding sequence GTGAGCGTCTTTGTCGATGATATGGCCGCAGCGTTCGGCAACATGCTCATGTGCCATATGTGGGCTGACACGGATGAAGAGTTGCTCACGATGGCAGACATGATCGGCGTGAAACGGAAATGGATACAAGGCCATCCAACACTTTCGTTCGGCAAACATCGGAACGCATCGTGGGTTCACTTTGACATAGCGAAATCCAAGCGCGCGCTAGCAATAAAGCTCGGAGCCCTCGAAACCGACCGATTCGGGCCACTCGAATATACTGCGAAGCTCCTAATCGCGACCGGCGACCCAAAGCGGGTGGAGATTGGTAACAGGAAGTTGGCAATGGTTGCAGTGTGCCGGGAACGCCGTCAGAAAAATGGAGGGGCACTGTTATGA
- a CDS encoding phytoene/squalene synthase family protein, protein MNENEAHCLALLRQADRDRYLSVLYAPEDHRGGLAALYAFNAEVARIRDLVHEPLPGEVRLQWWRDLINGEARGSAEAHPVAAALINTIEKYELPRTAFDNYCEARIFDLYDDPMPSRNDLEGYCGETASAIIQLAGFILNRDAAQAQTEITGHAGVAQAVTGLLRLMPIHRRRGQLYVPADMLQAVGVTRETFIAGEDKAAVERVISIMLAFAREHLAIFEKNKSQLPKSLVPAFLPLALVPAYLRAIERLGAQAAEKVADISAIRKQWLMFRANF, encoded by the coding sequence ATGAACGAGAATGAGGCACATTGCCTGGCATTGCTTCGCCAAGCTGACCGGGACCGCTATCTGTCAGTGCTTTATGCGCCGGAGGATCATCGTGGCGGTCTGGCTGCATTATACGCATTCAACGCCGAAGTCGCGCGTATCCGTGATTTGGTTCACGAACCGCTGCCGGGCGAAGTCCGGCTGCAATGGTGGCGCGATCTCATCAACGGCGAGGCGAGGGGTAGTGCGGAAGCACATCCCGTTGCCGCAGCGCTGATCAACACCATTGAAAAATATGAGCTGCCTCGAACTGCTTTCGACAATTATTGCGAAGCGCGCATCTTCGATCTTTATGACGATCCGATGCCCAGCCGCAATGATCTGGAAGGTTATTGCGGGGAAACCGCATCGGCGATCATCCAGTTAGCCGGCTTTATACTGAACAGAGATGCCGCGCAGGCACAGACGGAAATAACCGGCCATGCTGGCGTGGCACAGGCCGTAACCGGCTTGCTTCGCCTTATGCCTATTCACCGGCGGCGTGGGCAACTCTATGTGCCTGCCGATATGTTGCAGGCAGTAGGTGTGACCCGCGAGACTTTCATTGCTGGCGAAGACAAGGCTGCTGTCGAGCGAGTGATCAGCATCATGCTGGCTTTCGCGCGTGAACATCTGGCGATTTTCGAGAAGAACAAGTCACAGCTGCCGAAGAGTCTTGTTCCGGCGTTTCTGCCTTTGGCGCTTGTTCCGGCCTATCTGCGAGCAATCGAACGCCTGGGCGCACAGGCTGCGGAAAAGGTGGCGGACATTTCAGCCATCCGGAAGCAATGGCTCATGTTCAGAGCCAACTTCTGA